A genomic segment from Nicotiana tabacum cultivar K326 chromosome 9, ASM71507v2, whole genome shotgun sequence encodes:
- the LOC107822342 gene encoding AP2-like ethylene-responsive transcription factor PLT2, translating into MNSNNWLSFPLSPTHSSLPPHLQTTQSHHFTLGLVNETIDNPFQNQEWNLMNTQGSNEVPKVADFLGVNKSDENQSELVHYNEIQSNDSDYLFQNNSLMPMQNALAPTGNYELQENACNIQSLTLSMGSGKGSTSETSASPSVATTTANASENSNTSIVEAVPRRTLDTFGQRTSIYRGVTRHRWTGRYEAHLWDNSCRREGQSRKGRQVYLGGYDKEEKAARAYDLAALKYWGTSTTTNFPISNYEKELEDMKHMTRQEFVAAIRRKSSGFSRGASMYRGVTRHHQHGRWQARIGRVAGNKDLYLGTFTTEEEAAEAYDIAAIKFRGLNAVTNFDMNRYDVKAILESNTLPIGGGAAKRLKEAQALESSRKRDQEMIALNSSFQYGNSSNSSNNPLHAYPLLQQQPFSIESHQPLMTLQNQESSLFHQSYLQTQLQLHPASQNTHYDSTHQFYNNYLQSNPVFLHGLMENGGGSSSTGSYSTGGYFGNSTGLGVISSNSKSGNGVGGGNGEEVALVKVDYDNMPVTGSNYNGWSGDSSVQGSNPGVFSMWND; encoded by the exons ATGAATTCAAACAACTGGCTATCTTTTCCACTATCTCCCACTCATTCATCTTTACCTCCACATCTACAAACAACTCAATCTCATCACTTTACTTTAGGGTTAGTGAATGAGACCATTGACAATCCCTTCCAAAACCAAg AATGGAACTTAATGAACACACAAGGAAGCAATGAAGTTCCAAAGGTGGCTGATTTTCTTGGAGTGAACAAATCTGATGAAAACCAATCTGAATTAGTCCATTACAACGAAATCCAATCGAACGATTCAGATTATCTTTTTCAAAACAATAGCCTTATGCCAATGCAAAATGCTTTAGCTCCAACAGGCAACTATGAACTTCAAGAAAATGCTTGTAATATTCAATCTTTGACATTATCAATGGGAAGTGGAAAAGGTTCAACTAGTGAAACAAGTGCTAGTCCAAGTGTTGCCACTACTACAGCAAATGCAAGTGAAAATAGTAATACTAGTATTGTTGAAGCTGTACCTAGAAGGACTTTGGATACTTTTGGCCAAAGAACATCAATTTATAGAGGTGTAACTAG ACATAGATGGACAGGAAGATATGAAGCACATCTATGGGATAATAGCTGTAGAAGGGAAGGGCAATCAAGAAAGGGTCGTCAAG TGTACTTGG GAGGGTATGATAAGGAGGAGAAGGCAGCTAGGGCTTATGATCTTGCTGCATTGAAATACTGGGGAACATCTACCACTACTAATTTCCCA ATTAGCAACTATGAGAAGGAACTGGAAGATATGAAGCACATGACAAGGCAAGAATTTGTTGCTGCAATTAGAAG GAAGAGTAGTGGGTTCTCCAGGGGTGCATCAATGTATCGTGGTGTAACAAG GCACCACCAGCATGGAAGATGGCAAGCAAGGATTGGAAGAGTTGCTGGAAACAAAGATCTCTACTTGGGAACTTTCA CTACTGAGGAAGAAGCAGCAGAAGCATATGACATAGCAGCAATAAAATTCAGAGGCTTAAATGCAGTGACAAATTTCGACATGAATCGTTATGATGTGAAAGCTATACTCGAAAGCAACACTCTTCCTATAGGAGGAGGAGCAGCAAAAAGGCTAAAAGAAGCACAAGCTCTTGAATCCTCAAGAAAAAGAGATCAAGAAATGATAGCTCTAAACTCAAGTTTCCAATATGGTAACTCAAGTAATTCTTCAAATAACCCTTTACACGCCTATCCTTTATTGCAACAACAGCCCTTTAGTATTGAATCTCATCAACCCTTAATGACTCTCCAAAATCAAGAATCATCACTTTTTCACCAGAGTTAtctccaaacacaacttcaacttcaCCCCGCATCGCAGAATACTCATTACGATTCTACTCATCAATTCTACAACAATTATCTTCAGAGTAATCCGGTTTTCTTGCATGGGTTGATGGAGAATGGTGGAGGAAGTTCGAGTACTGGAAGTTACAGTACTGGAGGATATTTTGGTAATTCAACTGGACTCGGCGTTATAAGTTCAAATTCAAAATCAGGTAATGGAGTAGGAGGAGGAAATGGAGAGGAAGTTGCACTTGTGAAAGTTGATTATGATAATATGCCAGTTACTGGAAGTAATTACAATGGTTGGTCAGGAGATTCATCAGTTCAAGGATCAAATCCTGGTGTTTTCTCAATGTGGAATGATTGA